The nucleotide sequence GTCAGACCTCCAAAGATGTTTGTATTGGAGAAAAAGGCCTTGAGAGGTTAAGTCATGGTTCCCAAGGTGGCTGCCAGGGTCAAAGGGAACCACTGATGGGTTATTACAGGGATGCTACCTGTCTCCCGGTAGAGACTGGATTCTTCCACTGTCCTTTAGAGAAAAGCGGCCCTCTGGGTGAGTCACTCTCTAGTAGGAACCTGAACACCCAGGCggacctccctctcccctcccatggGAGGGCGGCGTTCTGACTTGAGTCCATTTTCCCTTCCTGGTGGGAAGCcagccccagggaaggggagaTCAGGGAGGCCCCGCGGCCCCTGGTACCTGCGCGCAGCAGCGTCTCCTTCCCGTTCTCCAGGTACCTGCGGAGCCACTCCACGCACGTGCCCTCCAGGTAGTTCCTCTCATGCTCTGCCACACCGGCCGCCTCCCACTTGCGCCGGGTGATCTCCGCCGCCATGTCCGCCGCGGTCCAGGAGCGCAGGTCCTCGTTCAGGGCGATGTAATCCGCGCCGTCGTAGGCGTCCTGACTGTACCCGCGGAGGAGGCGCCCGTCGGGCCCCACGTCACAGCCGTACATGCTCTGGAAGGTGTGAGACCCTGGCCCCACCCGACAGGCAAGCGGTTAAGTCCAAACAGAAAGTAAAACCGCCTCAAAGTTCCCGCGGGTTCTTCCGGCTTAAGGATGCGGGACGGGGTGAGGGTGCGGGAGGGTCCCTCAGACTCGGGGGACACTGAGACCCAGATATCGGAGAATGAGGGTCGTGACCTGGACCCGGCCCTGTCGCTCACCGGCCTCGCTCTGGTTGTAGTAGCCCCGCAGGGTGTTCAGGTTCACTCGGTAAGTCTGTGCGGTGTCCTTGCAGATCCGCGTGTTCCGGTCCCAATACTCCGGCCCCTCCTGCTCCACCCACGGCGCCCGCGGCTCGTACCTCTGACTGGCAGAGTCGCTGTCGAACCGCACGAACTGCGTGTCGTCCACGTAGCCGACGGCGATGAAGCGGGGCTCCCCGCGGCCGGGCCGGGACACCGCGGTGTAGAAATACCTCATGGAGTGGGAGCCTGCGGGCACGGAGGGGCTGAGACCGCGCCTACTCTCCTCCCCGCGCGGGGCCCGGGGCCCGGGTGGAGGcggctgggagggcagggagagggggcacCGAGTGCGGGAGAGCAGGGCGTAGGCGGGAGGGACGGGGAGcacaggctggggtggggccggGGCGACTGGGGTtctggggcgggggcggcggagAGGCGCCTTCCCCGGGGGTCCCACGTCCCCGCCGGGTGGTCCCCTCGCTCCCGCCCCGCAGAGGCCCTTTCCTCTCGCCCCGCACTCACCCGCCCAGGTCTCGGTCACGGCCAGCGCCCCccacagcagcaggaggagggttCGGGGCATCACGACCTCCATCTTCGGAGTCTGAGGAGAAGGTGAGTCGCTGCTGGGCTCGGAGGCTGGTGAGGAAACTTTTAACCCGAAACCGCGTTGCCGCTGATTGGCTTCGCCACAAACCCTGGACCCAATGAGAGCGACAGCTGGGTGTGTGTCATGAGTATCCATGCAGGAGGAGGTGACACaggttgggagagagagaagtgaaacCCAGAGAATTGGGAATTCCCCAACACTGGGCTTCCCCACCCCAGACACCGCCCTGGGGCCTGAGAGGCGACCCAGGGACCTGGGACTTTgccccgaccccccccccccccccctgcacAGAGCACTCTTTGTCACACCGTCCCCCTGAGCTGAAGCCCAGGAGCTGCGTgagtcagtgattctcaaacattCTGTTCACAGGGTATCTACACAGTGTCACAGATGACTGAGGATCCCAAGGATCATTTTATGTCTGTGGGTTATCTCTATCAGTATTTACCATAGTAGGAATAAAACAGgtttaaaaattcattagttCATTTAGAATCATATTAATAATCCAtggcatgaaaataaaaatattgattttatgcaaaataactatttttacaaataaaaagcatAGGGAGAAGAGTGATGTTCttgctttttgcatttttgcaaGACTCTTTCTTGTCTGTCTCCTTACAAGACCCCTGGATGTTCAGATTTGCTTCTGcctttgttgtgttgttttggttGACGTGTATGAAAAAATTTACAGCCTTACACAAATATGGGAGACTAGTATGTTTCATAACCTTCTCAgatcattattcattattcatctTAGGTACTATATTCAAATGACACAAGTTGTACTTTCTCAAAGGTTATTTGCAAAGTGGAACTTGAAAGAGTATCATTGACTCTGTCCTCTGATGCATTAAAATCCACAGGCCCATCTTGCACACTGAATGGATCTTGTACTAAtgcatgatttatttaaaaaatagtgtgttGTTTAACTAAGTTATGTATGTGTTCCAGTGTTGATGAGGTTAAAATTGAATTATCAAAAGtcatatttgggggcacctgggtggctcagtgggttaagcctctgccttcggctcaggtcatgatccctgggtctgggatagagccccgaatcgggctctctgctcagcagggagcctgcttccccttctctctctgcctgctgctctgcctacttgtaatctctctctctgtcaaacaaataaataaaatcttttaaaaaaagtcatatttgttttaatattaccACAGATCCCAATAGATCAGCAGTGAGAAGCTGTCAAGTTTATTGGTACATCACAAGTTTcccaaaattctgatttttctcttgagaCCTTACATGTGTTCAAGGCAACAAATACTCTCAGCTGTTGTATATGAGTTGATTTTCATGAAAGGTTAACTTCATGTTCATTTTCCAGACACTGTGGGTCAATTGCCCTAGTCTAAATAATCCAAGTTCTGTGTCGTTCATTTTTTCAGCTAAAAATggcattctgttaaaaaaaaaaaaaaaaaaaaaaaagaagccagtctcCCACTGGTCCTGCCCTGGCCTTTTCCTCACTCAGCAGAATCCCTTTCCCTGAGCTGCACTTCCTGCCTCTGAAAACTCAGCTCTGACTTTAGCCCTGAGTGCATCTAGAAGAGACCTCACCTCCTGGAAATGTGATAGCAGAGAGGGTCCCCAGTCTgggaagggaggtggagggaCAGGGGTTTCTTTTTGGTAACTGGGGACAGTTTGTACCTGCAGCACCTAAGTGTAATTACCATGCATTGTGACAGCTGAAGTGTACAGACATGAACCAAAACATGATGTATCACATCTAGGTCATTAAGTGTTCAAGATGCCCATCCCTGGAGCTCTTTGTTGTCTCTATTACTTGGGTGTCTTGGGTCTTGTCTGTGTTCATCTGGTAAACAGAAGCAGACATGTAAGTCTTCACCAAGCCCAGGTGAGAGGATTTATTGAACACACATGTATCAGATACCTCATAGGCTCTGTAGGTACTTGTAAACGTCATAAAGCAGAAGATGGACTTCTTAGATTCCATTATGTTATTGTCCTttacctctttctcctccccatatTTTTGCTCAAATTCAAACAATTCTGTGTTTCCCTTCACCCTTAACACCCTGTGCTCTTCATTTCTACTGAGGTAGAAATAGACATGAAATGCTTACAATTTTGACATGAAGAAATTCTCTAAGCACGACCCAGTGATGAAAACCCAtcaagaaaaacatgaaataccTGCATGTCAACCCCACACTCACAAAGATACAAACACATGTCATGATCGAACTAAAAGATACAACGCGGTGagcgtaggtggctcagtgggttaaagcctctgctttcggctcaggtcatgatcccagggtcctgggatcgagccccacattgggctttctgctctgtggagagcctgcttcctcctctctatctgcctgcctccctgcttacttgtgatctctgtgaaataaataaataacatcttaaaaaaaaaaaaaacaaaaaataaaagacacagacACAATTTTGACAGTCAGAGGGTAACATTGATTGTTGTTCTTCAACCAAGACCACCAGGAGCACCTGCAGGCCCTCAAGTTGGATCTATTATCTGTTGCAGTGAGAGAGAACGCACCCCTTTGTCATGTCTCTGTAAACCTCCAACTATTCTAAGATAAAAGAGTGTCTTTTGTAAAATAGCCCTCAGAGAGGGAATAGGTCCAGGAGGATGGAGG is from Mustela erminea isolate mMusErm1 chromosome 4, mMusErm1.Pri, whole genome shotgun sequence and encodes:
- the LOC116587550 gene encoding DLA class I histocompatibility antigen, A9/A9 alpha chain-like; the encoded protein is MEVVMPRTLLLLLWGALAVTETWAGSHSMRYFYTAVSRPGRGEPRFIAVGYVDDTQFVRFDSDSASQRYEPRAPWVEQEGPEYWDRNTRICKDTAQTYRVNLNTLRGYYNQSEAGSHTFQSMYGCDVGPDGRLLRGYSQDAYDGADYIALNEDLRSWTAADMAAEITRRKWEAAGVAEHERNYLEGTCVEWLRRYLENGKETLLRAEPPNIHITRHPISEHDVTLRCWALDFYPEEITLTWHRDGEDLTQDTELVETRPAGDGTFQKWAAVMVPSGEEQRYTCHVQHEGLPEPITRRLEPPSPTNPIMWIIAVLGLLVVIAVIGFMIWWKKRSGEKGPGYSHAARDDSAQGSDVSLTAVKV